A stretch of the Dictyoglomus sp. genome encodes the following:
- the rpmF gene encoding 50S ribosomal protein L32 gives MGLPKKKLSTSRRDRRWVRYKISGISLVECGHCHKFILPHRVCPFCGFYEGRSVINIKEKKES, from the coding sequence ATGGGCTTACCTAAAAAGAAACTTTCAACCTCAAGAAGAGATAGAAGATGGGTAAGATATAAGATTAGTGGAATAAGTTTAGTTGAGTGTGGACATTGTCACAAGTTTATTTTGCCTCATAGAGTCTGTCCCTTCTGTGGTTTCTATGAAGGAAGAAGTGTAATTAATATTAAGGAAAAGAAAGAAAGCTAA
- a CDS encoding ABC transporter ATP-binding protein, giving the protein MLSVNNLHVYYGGIKALQGINFEVKEKEIVALIGANGAGKTTTLKAISRLVNPTSGDIFFYEINLKKLPPHKVSALGIAHVPEGRRVFANLTVLENLELGAYLCKDKNKIKENLEFVYSLFPRLKERFKQLAGTLSGGEQQMLAIGRALMSDARLLLLDEPSMGLAPLLVQEIFRVLKRINEEGKTLLLVEQNANMAFSIAHRVYVLETGKILMHGPSKEIAKNEEVRKAYLGG; this is encoded by the coding sequence GTGTTATCAGTTAATAATTTACATGTCTATTATGGGGGAATAAAAGCTCTTCAGGGAATAAATTTTGAGGTAAAAGAAAAAGAAATAGTTGCTCTAATTGGTGCCAATGGTGCAGGAAAAACAACTACTTTAAAGGCTATCTCTAGGTTGGTAAATCCTACTTCAGGAGATATATTCTTTTACGAGATTAATCTTAAGAAATTACCTCCTCATAAGGTTTCTGCTTTAGGGATTGCTCATGTTCCTGAAGGAAGAAGAGTATTTGCTAATCTTACGGTTTTGGAAAATTTAGAATTAGGAGCATATTTGTGTAAGGATAAAAATAAAATAAAAGAGAATCTCGAATTTGTTTACTCTTTGTTTCCAAGATTAAAGGAAAGGTTTAAGCAATTAGCAGGAACTTTAAGTGGTGGAGAACAACAAATGCTTGCTATTGGCAGAGCTTTAATGTCTGATGCCCGTTTGCTTTTATTAGATGAGCCCTCCATGGGACTTGCACCTTTGTTGGTTCAAGAGATTTTTAGAGTTTTAAAGAGAATTAATGAAGAGGGAAAAACTCTTCTCTTAGTAGAGCAAAATGCAAACATGGCTTTTTCTATTGCTCATAGAGTCTATGTATTAGAGACAGGTAAAATTTTAATGCATGGTCCGTCCAAAGAAATTGCAAAAAATGAAGAAGTTAGAAAGGCATATTTAGGAGGTTAG
- a CDS encoding DUF177 domain-containing protein, translating to MYIFLADLHSQVGKELLIEENLSPHYEGLEFDSPVHVNLLLTNLGREVLVKGKIEGTIELPCSRCLKKFSYKLNIEVEEIYLWDLPILRNITPSEEIELKEEDFKFVLEKETLFLDPLVEDNIRVSLPIKPLCNPDCKGLCPICGHDLNLGPCECSKDLKIDPRWEPLKNLFKEKGGK from the coding sequence ATGTATATTTTTCTTGCAGATCTCCACTCTCAAGTGGGGAAGGAACTTTTAATAGAGGAAAATCTTTCTCCTCATTATGAGGGATTAGAATTTGATAGTCCAGTTCATGTAAACTTACTATTGACAAACTTAGGAAGAGAAGTATTGGTTAAAGGAAAGATAGAAGGGACAATTGAACTTCCTTGTAGTAGATGCTTAAAAAAGTTTTCTTATAAATTGAATATAGAAGTAGAAGAAATATATCTTTGGGATTTACCAATTTTAAGAAATATTACTCCCTCGGAAGAAATAGAACTAAAAGAGGAAGACTTTAAGTTTGTTTTAGAAAAGGAAACTCTCTTTTTAGATCCCCTTGTGGAAGATAATATACGTGTTTCTTTACCTATAAAGCCCCTTTGTAATCCTGACTGTAAAGGTTTATGTCCTATTTGTGGACATGATTTGAATTTGGGTCCTTGTGAGTGTTCAAAAGATTTAAAAATAGATCCTCGATGGGAACCATTAAAAAATCTATTTAAAGAAAAGGGAGGGAAATAA
- a CDS encoding acetate kinase: MKILVLNCGSSSVKYQVLNMENENILAKGLAERIGLENSRIVHQFNNNKKIINIDLPNHKKAIEIILNLLIDKENGVLESLREIDAIGHRVVHGGETFFESTLVDEDTYKKLKECENLAPLHNPYHIQGVDACLSLLPDVPQVLVFDTSFHQTIPREAYLYALPYEWYEKYKIRRYGFHGTSHLYVSRRVAELMGRPVEDLKIITCHLGNGASITAIKNGKSIDTSMGYTPLEGLVMGTRCGDIDPAIPLIIMDKEKISPKEMDNILNKKSGILGISGISNDFRDVEECAEKGDPKAKLALQIFAYRVKKYIGAYYAILGGLDALVFTAGVGERSPIIRRMVCENMEHLGIKIDIDKNEVKGEERKISTEDSKVQVWIIPTNEELMIARETVKLINKLNIQRR, from the coding sequence ATGAAAATACTTGTACTAAATTGTGGTAGTTCTTCGGTAAAATATCAAGTTTTGAATATGGAGAATGAAAATATTTTAGCAAAGGGGCTTGCAGAAAGAATAGGTCTTGAAAATTCAAGAATAGTTCATCAATTTAATAATAATAAAAAAATTATAAATATAGATTTGCCTAATCATAAAAAAGCAATTGAGATAATTTTAAATTTATTAATTGATAAAGAGAATGGAGTTTTAGAATCGCTAAGAGAGATAGATGCCATAGGTCATAGAGTAGTTCATGGTGGAGAAACTTTTTTTGAATCAACATTAGTGGATGAAGATACATATAAAAAACTTAAAGAATGCGAAAATCTAGCGCCTTTACATAATCCTTATCATATCCAGGGTGTTGATGCATGCCTTTCTTTACTTCCAGATGTTCCTCAAGTTTTGGTTTTTGATACTTCTTTTCATCAAACTATACCAAGAGAGGCTTATTTATACGCTCTTCCATATGAATGGTATGAAAAGTATAAGATAAGAAGATATGGTTTTCATGGGACATCTCACTTATATGTATCAAGAAGAGTTGCAGAACTTATGGGAAGGCCAGTGGAAGATTTAAAGATAATTACGTGTCATTTAGGAAATGGTGCTAGTATAACAGCTATCAAAAATGGAAAGTCTATTGATACAAGTATGGGATATACTCCATTAGAAGGTCTTGTAATGGGTACAAGATGTGGAGATATTGATCCTGCAATCCCATTAATAATTATGGATAAAGAAAAAATATCTCCTAAGGAGATGGATAATATTCTTAATAAAAAAAGTGGAATTTTAGGGATTTCTGGTATAAGTAATGATTTTAGAGACGTAGAAGAGTGTGCTGAAAAAGGAGATCCAAAAGCTAAACTTGCCTTACAAATATTTGCTTATAGAGTTAAAAAATACATAGGTGCCTATTATGCTATTCTTGGGGGTTTAGATGCTTTAGTTTTTACTGCTGGAGTTGGAGAAAGGTCACCAATAATAAGAAGGATGGTCTGTGAAAATATGGAGCATCTTGGTATAAAAATAGACATAGATAAAAATGAAGTAAAGGGAGAGGAGAGAAAAATCAGTACTGAGGATTCTAAAGTTCAAGTTTGGATTATACCAACTAATGAAGAGTTAATGATTGCCCGGGAGACCGTGAAATTAATCAATAAATTAAATATACAAAGAAGGTGA
- the acpP gene encoding acyl carrier protein — MDEATIFERIKKIIVEQLRIDENLITMESSIADDLGADSLDAVELIMALEEEFGIDVPDEDTEKFKTVGDVVRYVEKKL, encoded by the coding sequence ATGGACGAAGCTACAATTTTCGAAAGAATTAAAAAAATTATTGTAGAACAGCTTAGAATTGATGAGAATCTTATCACTATGGAGTCTTCTATAGCAGATGATCTTGGAGCTGATTCCTTAGATGCAGTAGAGTTGATTATGGCCTTAGAAGAAGAATTTGGAATAGATGTTCCCGATGAGGATACTGAGAAGTTTAAAACTGTAGGGGATGTAGTAAGATATGTAGAAAAGAAATTATAA
- the fabD gene encoding ACP S-malonyltransferase: MRAFVFPGQGSQFLGMFSPFLDFQEFFSFISEIRKLDLNLIDAYENGPEDVIKETRYSQPAIFSISSMLDYFLKNRNFKPDYVAGHSLGEYSAFYSAGIFDFTKGLLLVYERGKIMQEISKEVSGGMWAVIGGDREEILESLKHFENLWVANYNSLDQMVLTGDTNDFNKWQEKMKDKVKKIVALAVSGPFHSPLMKKAQDRFYEFLKDISFCDPQIPVISSTTKEEVKKGKEAKEILLLQFTSSVFWTDVLFKLNNLGVCEFIEVGPGKVLQGLIKKTLPLVKILGIEKPQDFEKIQGGE, translated from the coding sequence ATGAGAGCTTTTGTGTTTCCAGGTCAAGGATCTCAATTTTTAGGGATGTTTTCCCCTTTTTTAGATTTTCAAGAATTTTTTTCTTTTATCTCTGAGATTCGAAAATTAGATTTAAACCTCATTGACGCTTATGAAAATGGTCCTGAGGATGTAATAAAAGAAACGCGATATTCTCAACCTGCTATATTTTCTATAAGTTCGATGTTAGATTATTTTTTGAAAAACCGTAATTTCAAACCAGACTATGTTGCAGGACATAGTCTTGGTGAGTATTCTGCTTTCTATTCTGCAGGAATATTTGATTTTACCAAAGGGTTACTTCTGGTATATGAAAGAGGAAAAATAATGCAAGAAATTTCAAAAGAAGTCTCTGGAGGAATGTGGGCAGTTATAGGAGGAGATAGAGAAGAAATCTTAGAAAGTTTAAAACATTTTGAAAATCTTTGGGTGGCAAATTATAACTCCTTAGATCAAATGGTTTTGACAGGAGACACAAATGATTTTAATAAATGGCAAGAAAAAATGAAGGACAAGGTAAAGAAGATTGTAGCATTAGCCGTTAGTGGTCCTTTCCATTCTCCTCTTATGAAGAAAGCTCAAGATAGATTTTATGAGTTTTTAAAAGATATTTCCTTTTGTGATCCTCAAATTCCTGTGATAAGTAGTACTACGAAAGAAGAAGTAAAAAAAGGCAAAGAAGCAAAAGAAATATTGTTATTGCAATTTACATCTTCGGTTTTTTGGACTGATGTTTTATTTAAATTAAATAATCTTGGGGTTTGTGAATTTATAGAGGTAGGGCCTGGAAAAGTCTTACAAGGCCTTATTAAGAAGACTTTACCATTAGTAAAAATTTTAGGTATTGAGAAACCTCAAGATTTTGAGAAAATTCAGGGAGGGGAATAA
- the fabG gene encoding 3-oxoacyl-[acyl-carrier-protein] reductase — protein sequence MFRDKVVLVTGGSRGIGKAISLAFAREKAKVLINFRDNKEAAEKTMREALELGGEVYLYQGDVSKEDDVENMFEDILTRFGRLDILVNNAGITKDSLLLRMKMEDWEKVLAINLRGVFLCTREAAKIMIRQRSGRIINISSIVGERGNIGQANYSSAKAGIIGFTKSVARELAGRGITVNVVAPGFIETEMTADLPQELKDNYLKQIPLQRFGKPEEVASVVKFLASDEASYITGAVINVDGGLAM from the coding sequence ATGTTTAGAGATAAAGTGGTGCTTGTTACGGGAGGAAGTAGAGGAATTGGTAAAGCTATATCTTTAGCTTTTGCAAGAGAGAAGGCAAAAGTTTTAATAAATTTCAGGGATAATAAGGAAGCTGCGGAAAAGACAATGAGAGAAGCTTTGGAATTAGGAGGAGAGGTATATCTATATCAGGGAGATGTTAGTAAAGAAGATGATGTGGAGAATATGTTTGAAGATATCTTGACAAGATTTGGGCGTCTTGATATCTTGGTCAACAATGCTGGAATCACAAAAGATAGTTTGCTTTTAAGAATGAAAATGGAAGATTGGGAGAAAGTTTTAGCAATAAATTTAAGAGGTGTTTTTCTCTGTACTCGAGAGGCGGCAAAAATTATGATAAGGCAGAGAAGCGGTAGGATTATCAATATATCATCAATTGTAGGAGAAAGAGGTAATATAGGACAAGCAAACTATTCTTCAGCAAAGGCAGGAATCATTGGCTTTACAAAATCTGTTGCAAGAGAATTAGCAGGGAGAGGAATAACTGTAAATGTAGTTGCACCTGGTTTTATTGAGACAGAAATGACTGCAGATTTACCTCAGGAGTTAAAAGATAATTATTTAAAACAAATTCCTTTGCAAAGATTTGGAAAACCTGAAGAAGTTGCTTCTGTTGTTAAATTTTTAGCATCGGATGAAGCAAGTTATATAACAGGAGCTGTTATAAATGTGGATGGAGGCTTGGCTATGTAA
- a CDS encoding ABC transporter ATP-binding protein, which produces MKILEVNDLSCAFGGLMAVANLDFYVEEKEILGIIGPNGAGKTTVFNLITGFYSPLRGEIIFKGRNIERLKPYQITRLGIARTFQNPRLFKQLTVIDNVRIAMHKTHNAKIVDAILRKNKFLEEERIQEEKAKEILEFFHLYERRNEIAQNLPYGEQRRLEIARAMATNPTLLLLDEPAAGMNPQEAKELMNLISYIRNKFNVTIILIEHHMEVVMGICERIIVLDYGMKIAEGKPEEIRNNPRVIEAYLGRGEESVIS; this is translated from the coding sequence ATGAAAATATTGGAAGTAAATGATTTATCCTGTGCTTTTGGAGGATTAATGGCTGTCGCAAATTTAGATTTTTATGTGGAAGAAAAAGAAATTTTGGGAATAATTGGGCCTAATGGTGCGGGAAAAACTACTGTTTTTAATTTGATTACAGGTTTTTATTCTCCATTAAGGGGCGAAATAATTTTTAAAGGGAGAAATATTGAAAGATTAAAACCTTATCAAATAACAAGATTGGGAATAGCAAGAACTTTCCAGAATCCTAGGCTTTTTAAGCAACTAACAGTAATTGACAATGTAAGGATTGCTATGCATAAGACTCATAATGCTAAAATTGTTGATGCCATTTTAAGAAAAAATAAATTTCTTGAAGAAGAAAGAATACAAGAGGAAAAAGCAAAGGAGATACTTGAATTTTTCCATCTTTATGAGAGAAGAAATGAAATAGCTCAAAATCTACCTTACGGTGAGCAAAGGAGACTTGAAATAGCAAGAGCAATGGCAACAAATCCTACATTGCTACTTTTAGACGAACCAGCAGCGGGTATGAATCCTCAAGAGGCAAAAGAATTGATGAATCTTATTTCTTATATAAGAAATAAATTTAACGTTACAATTATATTGATAGAACATCATATGGAAGTTGTAATGGGAATTTGTGAAAGAATTATTGTTCTTGATTATGGAATGAAAATTGCTGAGGGAAAACCAGAAGAGATAAGAAATAATCCAAGAGTTATAGAAGCCTACTTAGGTAGGGGGGAAGAAAGTGTTATCAGTTAA
- a CDS encoding branched-chain amino acid ABC transporter permease, whose protein sequence is MENIVQQIINGISLGSIYALIALGYTMVYGILRLINFAHGDIYMMGAFLGYFALSFWNFSFPMGLLFAMGGAAVLGIIIERFAYRPLRLAPRISLLITAIGVSFLLENLMVLWLGASPRPFPQKIPLEIYFIGNIVITNRQIIIILVSIILMFLLQFIVLKTKVGKAMRAVSYDKETALMMGIDIDRIIALTFAIGSSLAAAAGVLVGLYFNKIDPYMGIMPGLKAFVAAVLGGIGIIPGAMLGGFILGIAEVLVSAFISSTVRDAVAFIILIFILLIRPSGILGKYMREKV, encoded by the coding sequence ATGGAAAACATAGTTCAGCAAATAATAAATGGAATATCTTTAGGAAGTATATATGCATTAATTGCTTTAGGATATACCATGGTATATGGTATATTACGTCTTATTAATTTTGCTCATGGAGACATTTATATGATGGGAGCCTTTTTAGGATATTTTGCACTAAGTTTTTGGAATTTTTCCTTTCCAATGGGACTTTTGTTTGCTATGGGGGGTGCAGCAGTTTTAGGAATTATAATAGAAAGATTTGCTTATAGACCTTTAAGATTAGCTCCAAGGATTTCTTTACTAATTACTGCTATAGGTGTATCTTTTCTTTTAGAAAATCTAATGGTTTTGTGGCTAGGAGCATCGCCAAGACCTTTTCCTCAGAAAATTCCTTTAGAGATCTATTTTATAGGTAATATTGTTATAACAAATCGACAAATTATTATAATCTTGGTTTCTATTATACTTATGTTTCTTCTTCAATTTATCGTACTTAAGACAAAAGTAGGAAAAGCTATGAGAGCAGTTTCCTATGATAAGGAAACTGCATTGATGATGGGAATTGATATAGATAGAATTATTGCTCTAACCTTTGCTATTGGATCTTCTTTGGCTGCTGCAGCAGGTGTATTAGTAGGCTTATATTTTAATAAAATAGATCCATATATGGGAATAATGCCTGGATTGAAAGCCTTTGTTGCTGCAGTTCTCGGAGGAATTGGGATAATTCCTGGTGCTATGTTAGGCGGATTTATATTGGGAATTGCAGAAGTATTAGTTTCTGCTTTTATTTCTTCTACTGTGAGAGATGCTGTAGCTTTTATTATCCTTATTTTTATTCTCCTTATTAGACCTTCAGGAATTTTAGGGAAATATATGAGGGAAAAGGTGTGA
- a CDS encoding ketoacyl-ACP synthase III, with translation MGVGIISVGTALPSKILTNFDLEKMVDTSDEWIITRTGIKTRYIAEDGVNPSDLGAEASLKALKRANMSPNDIDLIITTSSSPDMIFPPTCAIIQQKIGAKRAGGFDLLSACTGFVSSLITGAKFIESGDIKTVLIVGTETISRLVDWQDRNTCVLFGDAAGAVILQEVGEGYGLISWNLHLDGEGAHLLEIPAGISRIPSTHESVDKRLHYIKMNGREVFKFSVRVIAESTEEALCKANLSPKDLDWLIPHQANIRIIQAGAERLGLPMEKVGITLDKYGNTSTASIPLTLEELLMNKKIKDGDLIAFVGFGAGLSWGTALMRWKDIGNKRD, from the coding sequence ATGGGTGTAGGGATTATTAGTGTTGGAACTGCTCTTCCATCTAAAATTTTAACAAATTTTGATTTGGAGAAGATGGTAGATACTTCTGACGAATGGATTATCACAAGAACTGGAATAAAAACAAGATATATTGCAGAAGATGGGGTTAACCCATCAGATTTAGGAGCAGAAGCATCTCTAAAAGCGTTGAAGAGAGCAAACATGTCTCCTAATGATATTGATTTAATAATAACTACATCTTCATCACCTGATATGATCTTTCCTCCAACTTGTGCTATTATTCAACAAAAAATTGGTGCTAAAAGGGCAGGAGGTTTTGATCTATTGTCTGCATGTACAGGATTTGTGTCTTCTTTAATTACTGGAGCTAAGTTTATTGAAAGTGGGGATATAAAAACCGTATTAATTGTAGGAACAGAGACTATTTCAAGATTAGTGGATTGGCAGGATAGAAACACTTGTGTATTATTTGGGGATGCTGCCGGTGCAGTTATTCTTCAAGAGGTTGGAGAAGGATATGGGCTTATTTCTTGGAATTTGCATTTAGATGGGGAAGGAGCACATCTTTTGGAAATTCCCGCAGGAATTTCAAGAATTCCCTCTACTCATGAAAGTGTTGATAAGAGGCTTCATTACATAAAAATGAATGGAAGAGAGGTTTTTAAGTTTTCTGTAAGAGTAATTGCAGAAAGTACCGAAGAAGCATTATGTAAGGCAAATTTATCTCCAAAAGATTTAGATTGGTTGATACCTCATCAGGCAAATATTAGGATAATTCAAGCAGGCGCAGAGAGATTAGGTCTACCCATGGAGAAAGTAGGTATTACTCTTGACAAATATGGAAACACATCAACAGCATCTATTCCCTTAACCCTTGAGGAATTGTTAATGAATAAAAAAATAAAAGACGGTGATTTGATAGCTTTCGTTGGATTTGGAGCAGGACTTTCGTGGGGTACTGCTCTTATGAGATGGAAGGATATAGGAAATAAGAGGGATTGA
- the fabF gene encoding beta-ketoacyl-ACP synthase II — translation MKRRVVVTGVGVISPIGIGKEKFWENLKNGKSGISYIEKFPTDDYPTKIAGEVKDFNPEDFIDKREARRLDRFCQFSLAATLLALKDSGWEPTEEEKENTAVIVTSGIGGLETLEAQFRVLFEKGPKKVSPFVVPMMIINMASGNIAIQFGFKGPNFAPVTACAASSHAIGYGYKLIAQGEVECAIVGGAEASITPMGLAGFCAIQALSTQNDPPEKASKPFDARRDGFVMSEGAGILILESLEHALKRSARIYAEIVGFGASDDGYHITAPDPEGFGAMLSMKRAILDAGISYDMIDYINAHGTSTKLNDKIETLAIKKLFGEHAYKLAISSNKSIFGHLLGAAGAVECIATVLSIYEGIIPPTINYEERDPECDLDYVPNKARIKEIKYALKNSFGFGGQNASLVFKKYSNEKL, via the coding sequence ATGAAAAGGAGAGTCGTAGTTACTGGGGTGGGTGTAATATCTCCTATTGGTATAGGTAAAGAGAAATTCTGGGAAAATTTAAAAAATGGTAAATCAGGTATAAGCTATATTGAAAAATTCCCCACTGATGATTATCCTACGAAAATTGCTGGAGAAGTAAAGGATTTTAACCCTGAAGATTTTATTGATAAAAGAGAAGCAAGAAGATTAGATAGATTTTGCCAATTTTCTTTAGCAGCAACCTTATTGGCCTTAAAAGATTCTGGTTGGGAACCTACTGAAGAGGAAAAAGAAAACACTGCAGTAATCGTTACTTCAGGAATTGGAGGTTTAGAAACCTTAGAAGCTCAATTTAGAGTTCTTTTTGAAAAGGGGCCTAAAAAAGTTAGTCCTTTTGTAGTTCCAATGATGATTATAAATATGGCTTCTGGAAATATTGCAATACAGTTTGGATTTAAAGGTCCCAATTTTGCACCTGTTACTGCATGTGCCGCAAGCTCTCATGCTATAGGGTATGGATATAAACTTATTGCTCAAGGAGAAGTAGAATGTGCCATAGTTGGGGGAGCAGAGGCCAGTATAACTCCCATGGGTTTAGCAGGTTTTTGTGCAATACAAGCCCTATCTACTCAAAATGATCCTCCAGAGAAAGCAAGTAAGCCTTTCGATGCACGAAGAGATGGTTTTGTTATGTCCGAAGGTGCAGGTATTTTAATTTTAGAAAGTTTAGAGCATGCTTTAAAGAGAAGTGCAAGAATTTATGCAGAAATTGTTGGGTTTGGTGCTTCAGATGATGGATATCATATAACTGCTCCTGATCCTGAGGGATTTGGTGCCATGCTCTCTATGAAGAGAGCAATTCTAGATGCAGGAATTTCTTATGATATGATTGACTATATTAATGCACATGGAACTTCTACAAAGTTAAATGATAAGATAGAAACTTTGGCAATTAAAAAGCTTTTTGGAGAACACGCTTATAAATTGGCAATAAGTTCTAATAAATCTATTTTTGGACATCTTTTGGGAGCTGCGGGTGCTGTAGAATGTATTGCTACAGTTTTATCTATTTACGAAGGAATAATTCCTCCTACAATAAATTATGAGGAAAGAGATCCTGAGTGTGATCTTGACTATGTTCCTAATAAGGCAAGGATTAAAGAAATAAAATATGCCTTGAAAAATTCCTTTGGCTTTGGTGGACAAAACGCGTCTTTAGTCTTTAAAAAATATTCAAATGAAAAGCTATAA
- a CDS encoding branched-chain amino acid ABC transporter permease has product MRRNYILIFIIVIILVYLGNLAKGLNPYFYQLLVFWGINSILALSLNLINGFAGQFSIGHAGFMAVGGYFSSALSVYQGEKIISLLNFLPLSVAQEIVFFVFLILGGLISAILGLIVGIPTLRLKGDYLAIATLGFSEIVRVAILNLDVVGGPRGFPGIPQRTNLSWVILWFIICLLLIRNLINSSHGRAIISIREDEIASETMGINTTFYKVLAFVIGAFFAGIAGGLFAHYLMMLHPSSFTFFRSVEILLMIVLGGMGSITGSILGAFMLTILPEALRGFTYLRLIIYSIILIGIMLLRPQGIMGGKEFSFSIFRKIYTRVNKNENIGSK; this is encoded by the coding sequence ATGAGAAGAAATTATATTTTAATTTTTATTATTGTAATTATTTTAGTTTATTTGGGTAATTTAGCAAAAGGCTTAAATCCTTATTTTTACCAGCTTTTAGTTTTTTGGGGTATAAATAGTATATTGGCACTAAGTTTAAATTTGATAAATGGATTTGCAGGGCAATTTTCTATCGGACATGCAGGATTTATGGCAGTTGGAGGATATTTTAGTTCTGCATTAAGTGTATATCAGGGAGAAAAAATTATATCTTTATTAAATTTTCTACCTTTAAGTGTTGCTCAGGAAATTGTCTTTTTTGTTTTTCTTATTCTGGGAGGTTTAATTTCTGCGATCTTAGGGCTTATCGTAGGAATTCCTACATTAAGACTTAAAGGGGATTATCTTGCTATTGCAACTTTAGGGTTTAGTGAGATAGTAAGGGTAGCTATTTTAAATCTGGACGTAGTGGGTGGACCAAGAGGCTTTCCAGGAATCCCTCAAAGGACTAATCTTTCGTGGGTAATTCTTTGGTTTATTATTTGTTTATTGTTAATTAGAAATCTTATTAATTCTTCTCATGGAAGAGCTATTATTTCCATAAGAGAGGATGAAATAGCTTCAGAAACTATGGGTATAAATACTACATTCTATAAGGTTTTAGCTTTTGTAATTGGAGCATTTTTTGCGGGAATAGCAGGAGGATTATTTGCTCATTATCTAATGATGCTTCATCCTAGCAGTTTTACTTTTTTTAGATCTGTTGAGATACTTTTGATGATAGTCTTAGGTGGAATGGGGAGTATTACAGGTTCCATTTTAGGTGCTTTTATGTTAACAATACTTCCCGAGGCATTAAGAGGTTTTACTTATCTTCGACTAATAATATATTCTATTATACTTATAGGAATAATGCTCTTAAGGCCCCAAGGAATAATGGGGGGAAAAGAATTTTCTTTTTCAATTTTTAGAAAGATATATACAAGGGTGAATAAAAATGAAAATATTGGAAGTAAATGA
- a CDS encoding CBS and ACT domain-containing protein: MLVRMRMTKNPIFVSPNVSILEAWKIMQRFQVRRLLVMEKDKLVGIVTERDLRSVSPSQATSLSIFELNYLLEKLKVKDAMTPNPITIDADAPIEEAAVIMRENKISALPVLEKKEVVGIITETDIFKAFIDMFSPQERGLRYTLRIKNTPGEIARIVNLLAEQGINILSLVTFPSEEDSNYGFLVLRLQTEDLITINELFRKNNIPVEHIRKF; encoded by the coding sequence ATGCTTGTTAGAATGAGAATGACAAAAAATCCTATTTTTGTGTCTCCTAATGTTTCTATTCTAGAAGCATGGAAAATAATGCAAAGATTTCAAGTAAGAAGACTCTTAGTTATGGAAAAAGATAAACTTGTAGGAATTGTAACAGAAAGAGATTTAAGATCGGTTTCTCCTTCTCAAGCAACTTCTTTGAGCATTTTTGAACTTAATTATTTATTAGAGAAACTTAAAGTTAAAGATGCCATGACTCCTAATCCTATAACTATAGATGCAGATGCTCCAATAGAAGAGGCAGCTGTAATTATGAGAGAAAATAAGATAAGTGCTCTACCAGTTTTGGAGAAAAAGGAGGTAGTTGGAATTATAACAGAAACAGATATTTTTAAGGCTTTCATAGATATGTTTAGTCCCCAAGAAAGAGGTCTTCGATATACTTTGAGAATAAAAAATACACCTGGAGAGATAGCAAGAATTGTAAATCTGTTGGCAGAGCAGGGGATAAATATTTTGAGTTTAGTAACTTTTCCTTCTGAAGAAGATAGTAATTATGGATTTTTGGTTCTTCGACTTCAAACAGAAGACTTAATAACCATAAATGAACTTTTTAGGAAAAATAATATTCCTGTGGAACATATAAGAAAATTTTAA